The Trichosurus vulpecula isolate mTriVul1 chromosome 4, mTriVul1.pri, whole genome shotgun sequence genome contains a region encoding:
- the LOC118845889 gene encoding 60S ribosomal protein L37-like, with amino-acid sequence MMKGTSSFGKRRNKMHTLCHHCGSKAYHLQKSTCGKCGYPAKRKRKYKWSAKAKRRNTSGTGWMRHLKIAYHRFRNGFHEGTTPKPKRAAVAASSLS; translated from the coding sequence ATGATGAAGGGGACGTCTTCATTTGGTAAGCGCCGGAATAAGATGCACACTTTGTGCCATCATTGTGGTTCTAAGGCATATCATCTTCAGAAGTCAACATGTGGCAAATGTGGATATCCTGCTAAGCGCAAGAGAAAGTATAAATGGAGTGCAAAAGCTAAGCGACGCAACACCAGTGGTACTGGTTGGATGAGGCACCTAAAAATTGCCTATCACCGATTCAGGAATGGATTCCATGAAGGAACAACACCCAAACCCAAGAGAGCAGCTGTTGCAGCATCTAGTTTATCTTAA